The Onychomys torridus chromosome 4, mOncTor1.1, whole genome shotgun sequence genome includes a window with the following:
- the LOC118582862 gene encoding olfactory receptor 4K3-like, producing MEEANQSVVSEFIFQGLSTSREIQIFLLLPFASLYLMTVVGNLFVVILIITDHHLHSPMYFLLANLSFIDFCLSSVTTPKLTTDLIKDNKTISFGGCMSQILCVHFFGGGEMVLLVTMAYDRYVAICRPLHYTTIMDRQKCIWLVLISWIIGFVHAMSQLILILELPFCGPRVMDSFFCDIPLVIKLACTDTETLGIVVNADSGVLATTCFILLLISYTYILLTVQLHSKDGSSKALSTCTSHIIVVVLFFGPVIFIYLWPVNITWVDKFLAVFYTVITPLLNPAIYTLRNKDIKNAIKKLRNHR from the coding sequence ATGGAAGAAGCAAACCAGTCTGTGGTATCTGAGTTTATTTTTCAGGGACTTTCTACCTCAAGAGAAATACAGATCTTTCTCCTGCTGCCATTTGCAAGCCTCTACCTGATGACTGTGGTAGGCAACCTCTTTGTTGTGATATTAATCATCACTGATCATCATCTCCATTCTCCCATGTACTTTCTGTTAGCAAATCTCTCATTTATTGACTTCTGTCTTTCCTCAGTTACTACCCCCAAACTGACAACAGACCTcataaaagataataaaaccATTTCCTTTGGGGGCTGCATGAGCCAGATCCTCTGTGTGCATTTCTTTGGAGGGGGTGAGATGGTACTTCTTGTAACAATGGCTTATGACCGATATGTGGCCATCTGCAGGCCACTACACTACACCACCATCATGGACAGACAGAAGTGCATCTGGCTTGTTTTGATATCATGGATCATTGGATTTGTGCATGCCATGAGTCAACTAATCCTGATTTTGGAACTACCTTTCTGTGGACCTAGAGTAATGGACAGCTTTTTCTGTGATATTCCTTTGGTGATTAAATTAGCCTGCACGGACACTGAAACCCTGGGAATCGTGGTGAATGCTGACAGTGGTGTTTTAGCAACAACCTGTTTCATTCTCTTGCTGATATCTTACACTTACATTCTATTAACTGTTCAGCTTCACTCTAAAGATGGCTCATCAAAGGCCCTCTCTACCTGTACATCCCACATCATAGTGGTTGTGCTATTCTTTGGGCCTGTCATTTTCATCTATCTGTGGCCAGTCAACATCACTTGGGTTGACAAGTTTCTTGCTGTGTTTTATACAGTCATCACACCTCTCCTGAATCCAGCCATCTACACACTGAGAAATAAGGATATTAAAAATGCCATAAAAAAGCTGAGAAATCACAGGTAA